One stretch of Roseovarius mucosus DNA includes these proteins:
- a CDS encoding ABC transporter ATP-binding protein: protein MRLMLNLFRAYPMASFLMVLALFFSGLAEGLGLSAMLPMLKIVLNTDPSGTMAEPPGQMEQMVLDVLAWAGIPVTLGALLTLIVVAATFKAVLLLIAQRQVGYTAARVATDLRLQILRNMMRSRWHFFLHQPAGKLANTLATEAQRAADAYMNGATALTFFIQALVYTSVAVVISWKATLLSLIGGIVIIGLSHFLVRITRKAGQKQTDLMVSLMSHLTDTLQSVKPLKAMAREHLADELLKHETNRLNKALRRQVLASAALNSGQDLMFIMVIAFGVYLALGILSMDFAIVLMLAVTLGRGYNFLGKVQKQYQKMMQSESAYWSLIDTNRRAEEEQEHLGGHATPALTKGIALRDIAFSYDGNTVLSGFDLDIPAHQMTTLVGPSGSGKTTIIDLVIGLLRPDTGQITIDDRPFEEIDLKAWRRMVGYVPQETVLLHDSVLHNVSLGDPQISEARVEAALKQAGAWDFVQDLPEGIHTLVGERGGRLSGGQRQRVAIARALINAPQLLILDEATSALDPESEAAIIETLRGLREQLTILAITHNSSLSDAADVVHRLEPAAAPKVATDEA, encoded by the coding sequence ATGCGCCTGATGCTGAACCTGTTCCGCGCCTATCCGATGGCCAGTTTCCTCATGGTGCTGGCGCTGTTCTTTTCGGGTCTGGCCGAAGGCTTGGGCCTGTCCGCCATGTTGCCAATGCTCAAGATCGTGCTCAACACCGATCCATCCGGCACGATGGCAGAGCCGCCGGGGCAGATGGAACAGATGGTGCTTGATGTGCTCGCATGGGCCGGAATTCCCGTGACACTCGGGGCGCTGCTGACCCTGATCGTGGTGGCGGCCACGTTCAAGGCGGTGCTGCTTTTGATCGCGCAGCGGCAGGTGGGCTATACCGCTGCCCGCGTTGCGACCGATCTCCGCCTGCAGATCTTGCGCAACATGATGCGCAGCCGCTGGCATTTCTTCCTGCATCAACCGGCGGGCAAGCTGGCCAATACGCTGGCCACCGAGGCGCAGCGCGCGGCGGATGCCTATATGAATGGCGCAACTGCGCTGACCTTTTTCATTCAGGCGCTGGTCTATACCTCGGTTGCGGTGGTGATTTCGTGGAAAGCAACCTTGCTCAGCCTGATCGGCGGGATCGTCATCATCGGCCTGTCGCATTTTCTGGTGCGGATCACCCGCAAGGCCGGCCAGAAACAAACCGATCTTATGGTCTCGCTGATGTCGCATCTGACCGATACGCTGCAATCGGTGAAACCGCTCAAGGCGATGGCCCGCGAACATCTGGCGGATGAGCTGCTCAAGCACGAGACCAACCGTCTCAACAAGGCGCTGCGCCGTCAGGTTCTGGCCAGTGCTGCGCTCAACTCTGGCCAGGATCTGATGTTCATCATGGTCATCGCCTTTGGTGTCTATCTGGCGCTCGGCATTCTTTCGATGGATTTCGCCATTGTGCTGATGCTGGCAGTGACGCTGGGGCGCGGATATAACTTTCTGGGCAAGGTGCAGAAGCAATATCAGAAAATGATGCAGAGCGAGAGCGCCTATTGGTCGCTGATCGACACCAATCGCCGCGCCGAAGAAGAACAAGAGCATCTGGGCGGCCATGCCACCCCGGCGCTGACCAAGGGGATCGCCCTGCGCGATATCGCGTTTTCCTATGACGGCAACACGGTGCTCTCCGGCTTTGATCTTGATATTCCCGCGCATCAGATGACGACACTGGTCGGCCCCTCGGGGTCGGGCAAAACCACGATCATTGATCTGGTGATCGGTCTGTTGCGGCCGGACACGGGCCAGATCACGATTGATGACCGCCCGTTCGAGGAAATCGACCTCAAGGCGTGGCGTCGCATGGTGGGATATGTGCCGCAGGAAACGGTGCTGCTGCATGACAGCGTCTTGCACAACGTATCCTTGGGGGACCCGCAGATTTCCGAGGCTCGGGTAGAGGCGGCGCTGAAACAGGCTGGAGCCTGGGATTTCGTGCAGGACCTGCCCGAAGGTATCCACACCCTCGTGGGCGAGCGCGGCGGGCGGCTTTCTGGGGGCCAGCGTCAGCGGGTCGCCATTGCCCGCGCGCTGATCAACGCGCCGCAACTTCTGATCCTCGACGAGGCGACCAGCGCGCTTGACCCCGAAAGCGAGGCCGCCATCATCGAAACGCTGCGCGGCCTGCGTGAACAGCTTACAATCCTTGCCATCACACATAACAGCAGCCTGTCGGATGCCGCCGATGTCGTCCACCGGCTAGAGCCTGCGGCGGCGCCAAAGGTCGCGACAGACGAGGCTTAG
- a CDS encoding mitochondrial fission ELM1 family protein: MPEANATPRVWVLDAYRSGEKTQVRALAQGLGWPYEIKTLRYRKKEIRTTLFRGRDLRGVDLPASDPLSAPWPDLVISMGMRNEPVARWIKDQSGGRTRLVFLGRLWADPAHFDLVITTPQYRVPDRPNVLRNALPLHPLTPERLETARAHWAPKLAHLPRPYLTLNIGGPSGPYAFGARASARLLRDTMALAKTRGGSLLISSSARTPPEAIAAFAAQTDVPMQLYRFRPNDPENPYLGFLAIADEIIVTADSISMLSEAYATGKPVHMFDLGAGTLSMRHDALVAIGERAQARALARHDPDRPDLSLGALAYRALMRWGWKHLSRDISQMHLRLARSGRMTWLGEPVRPASDTPPPSDMARALDRINALVGRS; this comes from the coding sequence ATGCCTGAGGCCAACGCGACCCCACGCGTCTGGGTGCTGGATGCCTACCGCTCTGGCGAGAAAACCCAAGTGCGCGCGCTGGCACAGGGGCTGGGCTGGCCTTATGAGATCAAAACCTTGCGATATCGCAAAAAGGAAATCCGCACCACGCTGTTTCGTGGGCGTGATTTGCGGGGGGTAGACCTTCCCGCCTCTGATCCGCTGAGCGCCCCTTGGCCCGATCTGGTGATTTCCATGGGCATGCGCAACGAGCCTGTCGCGCGCTGGATCAAGGATCAATCGGGCGGGCGCACGCGGCTGGTGTTTTTGGGGCGGCTTTGGGCCGATCCTGCACATTTCGATCTGGTCATCACCACGCCACAATACCGCGTGCCTGACCGGCCCAATGTGTTGCGCAACGCCCTGCCCCTGCATCCGCTGACGCCCGAACGGCTGGAGACGGCGCGCGCACACTGGGCCCCCAAATTGGCGCATCTGCCCCGGCCTTATCTTACGCTGAATATCGGCGGCCCGAGCGGCCCCTATGCGTTTGGCGCGCGCGCCTCTGCGCGGCTCTTGCGCGATACGATGGCGCTTGCAAAGACGCGGGGCGGATCGCTTCTTATCAGTTCCAGCGCCCGCACGCCGCCTGAGGCCATCGCTGCCTTTGCCGCGCAAACCGATGTGCCGATGCAGCTTTATCGTTTTCGGCCCAATGACCCGGAAAACCCCTATCTTGGGTTTCTGGCCATCGCGGATGAGATCATTGTCACTGCTGACAGTATCTCGATGTTGTCTGAGGCCTATGCGACGGGCAAGCCCGTGCATATGTTCGATCTGGGCGCGGGCACGCTGAGCATGCGGCACGATGCGCTGGTGGCGATCGGAGAGCGTGCGCAGGCACGCGCGCTCGCGCGACACGATCCTGACCGCCCTGATCTTAGCCTTGGTGCACTGGCCTATCGCGCCTTGATGCGTTGGGGCTGGAAGCATCTGTCGCGCGACATCAGCCAGATGCACCTGCGGCTTGCGCGCTCGGGCCGCATGACATGGCTGGGAGAGCCTGTGCGCCCCGCCTCAGACACGCCCCCGCCCAGTGACATGGCGCGTGCGCTGGACCGGATCAACGCCTTGGTGGGTCGTAGCTAA
- a CDS encoding lysophospholipid acyltransferase family protein, with product MAKFFLTPKGLIARFPWVQTPAWMVEAGVFYLMLGFARLLPFSVASGLFARALGWLGYRNAQKRRTVGRNLSHVLPEASDTTRDAVMRDIFRSTGRAAAELFLLERLWQNRTQHLEFFVHPEAEEIIARKEAIVFATAHVSAWQLCNLIGRERELTISVIYTPEPNPWLHGFFLSLRRAFGGPLVPSAGGARELLHELAAGRSVGAAFDTRVDQGEMVPFFGTPTPTSTLPALLAQRGYPLVPIRAVRLPNARFRIEVLAPLAPADPDLPRKERILDMTHRLNLIFEDWIRDYPGEWICMKRRWFKTRDSAPKAPDA from the coding sequence ATGGCAAAATTTTTCCTCACGCCCAAGGGGCTGATCGCACGGTTTCCGTGGGTTCAGACCCCGGCTTGGATGGTTGAGGCGGGCGTGTTCTATCTGATGCTCGGGTTTGCGCGGCTGCTGCCATTTTCTGTGGCCTCAGGGCTTTTTGCACGCGCTCTGGGGTGGCTGGGCTATCGCAACGCGCAAAAGCGCCGCACGGTCGGGCGCAATCTTTCGCATGTGCTGCCCGAGGCGAGTGACACCACACGCGACGCGGTGATGCGCGATATTTTCCGGTCTACCGGACGTGCGGCTGCGGAACTTTTCCTGCTCGAACGACTTTGGCAGAACCGCACGCAGCACTTGGAGTTTTTCGTTCATCCCGAGGCAGAGGAAATCATCGCGCGCAAAGAGGCGATTGTCTTTGCCACCGCCCATGTCAGCGCGTGGCAGCTCTGCAACCTGATTGGGCGCGAGCGAGAGTTGACGATTTCGGTGATCTATACGCCCGAGCCAAACCCGTGGCTGCACGGTTTTTTTCTTTCGCTGCGTCGGGCGTTCGGTGGTCCCTTGGTGCCAAGTGCGGGGGGCGCGCGGGAACTTTTGCATGAGTTGGCAGCCGGTCGGTCGGTTGGTGCCGCCTTTGACACCCGCGTTGATCAAGGCGAGATGGTGCCCTTTTTCGGCACGCCCACGCCCACCAGCACCCTGCCTGCCTTGTTGGCACAGCGCGGCTATCCGCTGGTGCCGATACGCGCCGTGCGCCTGCCCAACGCCCGCTTTCGGATCGAGGTTCTGGCCCCCCTTGCCCCAGCCGATCCCGATCTGCCGCGCAAAGAGCGTATCCTTGACATGACACATCGTCTGAACCTGATTTTTGAAGATTGGATCAGGGACTATCCCGGCGAATGGATCTGCATGAAACGTCGTTGGTTCAAGACCCGCGACAGCGCCCCAAAGGCCCCGGATGCCTGA
- a CDS encoding sterol desaturase family protein: MTSHQPSRTHRVDESVRLFENPLLEKLSHVHPIVPLLVWGPVAIWLIARAVMVHGIGWGGMAMIGVAGLVTWTLAEYLLHRYLFHFEPKTDMGRRFIYLFHGVHHDTPQDKTRLLMPPAGALPIIAVLYLMFYTVLPYPWAEPFTGFFIIGYLVYDYIHYATHHFPMRHPALKFLKHYHMRHHFSDDAGRYGVSSPLWDLIFRTYPTKPERSDRT, translated from the coding sequence ATGACAAGTCATCAACCCAGTCGCACGCATCGCGTCGACGAGTCGGTTCGCCTGTTCGAGAACCCGCTTCTTGAAAAGTTGAGCCATGTGCATCCCATCGTGCCCTTGCTGGTCTGGGGTCCGGTGGCCATCTGGTTGATTGCGCGCGCTGTGATGGTGCATGGCATCGGCTGGGGCGGCATGGCGATGATCGGGGTTGCGGGCCTTGTGACATGGACGCTGGCGGAATACCTGCTGCATCGCTACCTCTTTCACTTTGAGCCCAAGACCGACATGGGCCGCCGTTTCATCTATCTTTTTCATGGCGTTCATCACGATACGCCACAGGATAAGACGCGCCTGCTGATGCCGCCCGCGGGCGCGCTGCCAATCATCGCCGTGCTCTATCTCATGTTCTACACGGTCCTGCCCTACCCCTGGGCCGAGCCGTTCACCGGGTTCTTCATCATCGGCTATCTGGTCTATGACTATATCCACTATGCCACGCACCATTTCCCGATGCGGCACCCGGCGCTGAAATTCCTCAAGCATTACCATATGCGGCACCATTTTTCGGATGATGCCGGGCGCTATGGTGTCAGCTCGCCGCTGTGGGATCTGATTTTTCGCACCTACCCGACCAAGCCGGAACGGTCCGACCGCACCTAG
- a CDS encoding lysophospholipid acyltransferase family protein gives MAKFILANAHRDKLFNNRVARNVLWFIDYVVLASVMSLFRLMPVTWASALGARLGQMFGRIFGRRNQHVRANLTMSLPDRSPAEIDNLANQVWANAGAVLGEYPNLAKLCNPKRDTLEIEVLEQIPAYSDPTKPAVFVSAHLANWEMMATAIARLGVRPCAMYAPLTNPWLDRTMLQYRGMLGCELVSRNEGLRAFVDALKSGRSPIMLTDRRVEGGKPIPFFDEDKESSLLPARLALRFGVPLVPVQAERLPGARFRVRFYPPLVPSDPTMDRDNQTVDLARQINEKFEQWITAKPGDWLCTSKIWPSSILRAKTDIYEDA, from the coding sequence TTGGCCAAATTCATTCTCGCCAATGCCCATCGCGACAAGCTGTTCAATAACCGCGTTGCGCGCAATGTGCTGTGGTTCATCGACTATGTGGTCTTGGCCTCGGTCATGTCGCTTTTCCGTTTGATGCCCGTGACATGGGCCTCTGCGCTTGGGGCGCGTCTGGGGCAGATGTTTGGCAGGATCTTTGGCCGGCGCAATCAGCATGTGCGCGCCAATCTTACAATGTCCCTGCCTGACAGGTCGCCGGCTGAGATCGACAATCTGGCCAATCAGGTCTGGGCCAATGCTGGCGCGGTGCTGGGCGAATATCCAAATCTGGCCAAGCTCTGCAATCCAAAGCGCGACACTCTGGAAATCGAAGTGCTTGAGCAGATTCCCGCCTATTCTGATCCGACCAAACCGGCGGTTTTCGTGTCGGCGCATCTGGCAAACTGGGAAATGATGGCCACCGCCATCGCGCGTTTGGGTGTGCGCCCCTGTGCCATGTACGCCCCGCTGACAAACCCGTGGCTTGACCGCACGATGCTGCAATATCGGGGCATGCTGGGCTGCGAATTGGTGTCGCGCAACGAGGGTTTGCGCGCCTTTGTTGATGCGCTGAAGTCCGGGCGGTCGCCAATCATGCTGACGGATCGGCGCGTCGAGGGCGGCAAACCGATTCCGTTTTTCGATGAAGACAAGGAATCCTCGCTGTTGCCCGCGCGGCTGGCGTTGCGGTTTGGCGTGCCTTTGGTTCCCGTGCAGGCCGAACGGCTGCCCGGTGCGCGCTTTCGCGTGCGGTTCTATCCGCCCTTGGTGCCCAGTGACCCCACGATGGACCGCGACAATCAGACCGTTGACCTTGCCCGTCAGATCAACGAGAAGTTCGAACAATGGATAACGGCAAAGCCCGGAGATTGGCTTTGCACGAGCAAAATCTGGCCGTCTTCTATTCTTCGGGCTAAAACCGACATATATGAAGACGCATAA
- a CDS encoding GNAT family N-acetyltransferase: MSPTQPEGAHIRLVEAVNGAAVRDFLHLPERIYADDPAWVAPLIFEQKQRVFENAPLFAHCEVARWVAYRDGVPVGRITAQLDTLQPEAEEGGKIGYFGMLEAVDDRAVFDALFGAAEAWLRDRGAAHLRGPYNLSINEDLGLLVENFDDPPFVMMGHARPYYQRQIEDRGFATIKDLLTYKVRPDFVAPEVMTKLAQRASRTVTIRPLNSKGKAADYEAMRDIFNDAWSDNWGFVPFTREEFAETAKVLSFLLSDDYIQFAEIDGRPVAFITAFPNLNELIGDLRGRLLPFGWAKLLWRLKVRGPKSARVALMGVRKEYQNSRLGPTLAFLVIDAVRKAMQQRNVTSVEMGWILEDNHGMRHIIEAIGSTIYKRYRVYQKPL; this comes from the coding sequence ATGTCGCCAACACAGCCTGAGGGCGCTCACATTCGGCTGGTCGAGGCCGTAAATGGCGCGGCGGTCCGGGATTTCCTGCACCTGCCAGAGCGGATCTATGCCGATGATCCGGCTTGGGTGGCCCCACTGATCTTTGAGCAAAAGCAGCGCGTGTTCGAGAATGCGCCGCTCTTTGCCCATTGCGAGGTTGCCCGTTGGGTGGCCTACCGCGACGGCGTGCCCGTGGGCCGCATCACGGCGCAGCTTGATACGCTTCAACCCGAGGCCGAAGAGGGGGGCAAGATCGGCTATTTCGGGATGCTTGAGGCGGTGGATGACAGAGCCGTGTTCGACGCGCTTTTTGGCGCGGCCGAGGCGTGGCTGCGCGATAGGGGCGCGGCCCATCTGCGCGGGCCCTACAACCTCTCGATCAATGAGGATCTTGGCCTTTTGGTTGAGAATTTCGACGATCCGCCCTTCGTGATGATGGGCCACGCGCGGCCCTATTATCAAAGACAGATCGAGGATCGCGGTTTTGCCACGATCAAGGACCTCCTGACCTACAAGGTGCGCCCCGATTTCGTCGCCCCCGAGGTGATGACGAAACTGGCCCAACGTGCCAGCCGCACCGTCACCATCCGCCCCCTCAACAGCAAGGGCAAGGCGGCGGATTACGAGGCGATGCGCGATATCTTCAACGATGCCTGGTCGGACAATTGGGGCTTTGTGCCCTTTACGCGCGAAGAATTCGCCGAAACCGCCAAGGTTCTGTCGTTCCTTCTGTCGGACGATTACATCCAGTTCGCCGAGATTGACGGACGCCCCGTGGCCTTTATCACCGCCTTTCCCAATCTCAACGAGCTGATCGGCGATCTGCGCGGGCGGCTTTTGCCCTTTGGCTGGGCCAAGCTCTTGTGGCGGCTCAAGGTACGTGGACCGAAAAGCGCGCGCGTGGCGCTGATGGGGGTGCGGAAGGAATACCAGAATTCCCGCCTTGGGCCGACGTTGGCGTTTTTGGTGATCGACGCGGTGCGCAAGGCGATGCAGCAACGAAACGTCACTTCGGTCGAGATGGGCTGGATACTCGAGGATAATCATGGCATGCGGCATATCATCGAGGCCATCGGCAGCACGATCTACAAGCGCTATCGCGTCTATCAGAAACCCCTGTAG
- a CDS encoding nucleotidyltransferase family protein: MTDFASVILAGERDDRDALRDETGVACKALLDIGGTPMIRRVIDALRSAQSIGTIHLSGPTEACVQSDAGLAGLVARKEVAWVASGPSPSTSAHQMLSRFPASQPVMITTADHPLLTGEIVDHFCRGAAKSGCDVVIGLAPYDLVRATYPELKKTVLRFRDGGYCGCNLFGFLTEDGRRVADFWRQVEKDRKKPLVVIRLLGLWSLLSYRMGWLTLDKALARLSRRVGVRIGVVILPYAHASVDVDSVSDYVLVQQYSAEGRGGA; encoded by the coding sequence GTGACAGATTTTGCTTCCGTAATCCTTGCGGGCGAACGGGATGACCGCGACGCCCTGCGCGACGAAACCGGTGTGGCGTGCAAGGCGTTGCTCGATATCGGCGGCACGCCGATGATCCGCCGCGTGATTGACGCGCTGCGCTCTGCGCAGTCGATTGGCACGATCCATCTCAGCGGCCCGACCGAGGCCTGTGTTCAAAGCGATGCCGGGCTGGCGGGATTGGTGGCACGCAAAGAGGTCGCTTGGGTTGCCTCTGGCCCATCCCCCAGCACCAGCGCGCACCAGATGCTCAGCCGCTTTCCCGCCAGTCAGCCGGTCATGATCACGACTGCCGATCATCCGCTTTTGACCGGTGAGATCGTTGATCATTTCTGCCGTGGCGCAGCAAAGAGTGGCTGCGACGTGGTGATTGGTCTTGCCCCCTATGATTTGGTGCGTGCGACCTACCCTGAATTGAAAAAGACCGTCTTGCGGTTCCGCGATGGCGGTTATTGCGGCTGCAATCTCTTTGGCTTTCTGACCGAGGACGGGCGCCGGGTGGCGGATTTCTGGCGGCAGGTCGAGAAAGACCGCAAAAAGCCGCTGGTGGTGATCCGGCTTTTGGGGCTGTGGTCGCTCTTGAGCTATCGCATGGGCTGGCTCACGCTGGACAAGGCGCTGGCGCGCCTGTCACGCCGGGTGGGCGTGCGCATCGGTGTGGTCATTCTGCCCTATGCCCATGCCTCGGTCGATGTGGATTCGGTGTCGGATTACGTGCTGGTGCAACAATATAGCGCCGAGGGGCGCGGCGGGGCGTAG
- a CDS encoding sulfotransferase domain-containing protein, whose protein sequence is MTNLSYREIRDVAARHLILSALFFLPKGQKIALERRLRGRQENAKLQEADWALVSWGKSGRTWFRVMLSRFYQLHYGLETEYMLEFDNFHALNPAAPKVLFSHNNYIRDHFNHGDDLDQYRGKKLVLLVRDPRDVAVSQYFQWSYRMRPRKKALNAYPAHGSEVAIYDFVRNPDCGIPRIVAAFNAWARSLPSLGKDVLVVRYEDLRRDPAEVLRQVVSFTGVDPDPAHIEAAKDYAAYENMKKREASNEGMRGSGQRVKPGDESNPDSFKVRRGKVGGYRDYFTPEEVEVVDALVEGKLDPVFGYNEG, encoded by the coding sequence ATGACCAATTTATCCTACCGCGAGATCCGGGACGTGGCCGCGCGTCACCTCATTCTCTCTGCCCTGTTCTTTCTGCCCAAGGGCCAGAAAATCGCGCTGGAACGCCGCCTGCGCGGGCGTCAGGAGAATGCCAAGCTGCAAGAGGCCGATTGGGCGCTGGTGTCTTGGGGCAAAAGTGGGCGCACTTGGTTTCGCGTGATGCTGTCGCGTTTCTATCAGCTGCATTACGGGCTTGAGACCGAGTATATGCTGGAATTTGACAATTTCCACGCTCTAAACCCAGCCGCGCCCAAGGTGCTGTTTAGCCACAACAATTACATCCGCGACCATTTCAACCATGGTGACGATCTGGATCAGTATCGCGGCAAGAAGCTGGTGCTCTTGGTGCGCGATCCACGCGATGTGGCGGTCTCGCAATATTTCCAGTGGAGCTATCGCATGCGCCCGCGCAAGAAGGCCCTGAACGCCTATCCCGCCCATGGCAGCGAGGTGGCGATCTATGACTTTGTGCGCAATCCCGATTGCGGCATCCCGCGCATTGTCGCGGCGTTCAATGCCTGGGCGCGGTCCTTGCCCAGCTTGGGCAAGGATGTGTTGGTGGTGCGCTACGAGGATTTACGTAGGGATCCGGCCGAGGTGCTGCGACAGGTCGTCAGCTTTACCGGCGTTGATCCTGACCCGGCGCATATCGAGGCGGCCAAAGACTATGCTGCCTATGAAAACATGAAAAAGCGTGAGGCGTCGAATGAGGGCATGCGCGGCAGCGGTCAGCGCGTCAAGCCGGGGGATGAGAGCAACCCCGACTCGTTCAAGGTGCGGCGCGGCAAGGTCGGCGGCTATCGCGATTACTTCACGCCCGAAGAGGTAGAGGTGGTCGATGCGCTGGTTGAGGGCAAGCTGGACCCGGTGTTTGGGTATAACGAGGGGTGA
- a CDS encoding mitochondrial fission ELM1 family protein, which translates to MQPSTTSQEPKIWCLLGRKAGDNTQVLALAHALGWPMEEKLILARGWELVPHLLLRVTLLGIDQHASSPLTAPWPDLVISAGRRNEPVARWIKRQSGGRTKLVHLGRPWAPVESYDLIVSTPQYFLTPGPMVLINPLPLHQFTRAGVDQAATAATTALAHMPRPYTTVLIGGDSGPFVFTLDKGRLLARGVNRLIRQTGGTALVSGSPRTPPAVAEAISAALDVPAQCYWWHNRDKAAPNPYSAYLGLADRFVVTGESMSMLAEAASLGRPLYIFDPGDASGSWWSHAHNLRPKPLSHALAMRFAPRRMRRDVSRIQQALVEAGQARWLEDAPELIATGETWAKKMRPDPSVGAHVAAERIRALF; encoded by the coding sequence GTGCAGCCCAGCACCACATCGCAAGAGCCAAAGATCTGGTGTCTCTTGGGGCGCAAAGCGGGCGATAACACGCAGGTCTTGGCCTTGGCCCATGCGCTTGGCTGGCCGATGGAGGAAAAGTTGATCCTCGCGCGTGGTTGGGAACTTGTACCGCATCTCCTGTTGCGGGTCACGCTCTTGGGGATCGATCAACATGCATCCAGCCCACTGACCGCGCCTTGGCCCGATCTGGTGATCAGCGCTGGCCGCCGCAACGAGCCGGTGGCGCGTTGGATCAAGCGGCAATCGGGGGGGCGCACAAAGCTGGTGCATCTGGGCCGCCCTTGGGCACCGGTTGAGAGCTATGATCTGATCGTCAGCACGCCGCAGTATTTCCTGACGCCCGGTCCCATGGTCCTGATCAATCCTCTGCCTTTGCACCAATTCACACGTGCTGGCGTGGATCAAGCCGCCACGGCGGCAACCACGGCACTGGCCCATATGCCACGCCCCTATACGACCGTGCTGATTGGCGGGGACAGTGGGCCGTTTGTCTTTACCCTGGACAAGGGGCGGCTTTTGGCACGAGGGGTGAATCGCCTGATCCGCCAGACCGGTGGCACCGCATTGGTCAGCGGCAGCCCCCGTACCCCGCCCGCCGTGGCCGAGGCGATCAGCGCCGCCCTTGATGTGCCGGCCCAGTGCTATTGGTGGCACAATCGCGACAAGGCCGCGCCCAATCCCTATTCGGCCTATCTAGGCCTTGCGGATCGCTTTGTGGTGACCGGCGAGAGCATGTCGATGCTGGCTGAGGCCGCAAGCCTTGGTCGCCCGCTCTATATCTTTGATCCCGGTGATGCGTCGGGGTCTTGGTGGTCGCATGCGCATAACTTGCGTCCAAAACCGCTGAGCCACGCGCTTGCCATGCGATTTGCCCCGCGCCGGATGCGCCGCGATGTGTCGCGCATCCAGCAGGCACTGGTGGAGGCGGGGCAGGCCCGCTGGTTAGAGGACGCGCCAGAGTTGATAGCCACAGGCGAGACTTGGGCAAAGAAAATGCGCCCCGACCCATCGGTCGGAGCGCATGTTGCGGCGGAACGTATCCGCGCGCTGTTTTGA
- a CDS encoding diacylglycerol/lipid kinase family protein, whose product MSTTRICMISNPTSGNNRKWQAHIEARLAAYPQVAHHVTRSPQEAEALVPQLAASRPDVVVINGGDGTIAAALGMILSHWPRESLPLIVLLPGGTANMTAGDIGTASSHRRALKRFFRWLDCGAPLSGDIRARHIMRVTGAADGHIRHGMFLGTGAIMQATRFAHKTVHSRGLGGELSLGMVLIRSVWGLIRQDARFYQPTHVAMTVQNGTGADVTRDTAPMLILVASTLGRLFLGIRPFWAKQQAPIGLTAIQGGARRFARAFPSVLRGHPNRHVTLENGYESFRGARIELRFDGELNLDGELFATSGGDVPLVIEAEGPIRFLRPK is encoded by the coding sequence ATGAGCACGACCCGCATATGCATGATCAGCAACCCCACCAGCGGCAATAACCGCAAATGGCAGGCGCATATCGAGGCGCGGCTCGCGGCCTATCCGCAGGTTGCCCATCACGTAACCCGCTCGCCCCAAGAGGCCGAAGCGCTGGTGCCGCAACTGGCCGCCTCACGGCCCGATGTGGTGGTGATCAATGGCGGCGACGGCACCATTGCCGCCGCTCTGGGCATGATCCTAAGCCATTGGCCGCGGGAGAGCCTGCCGCTGATCGTGCTTTTGCCCGGCGGCACCGCCAATATGACGGCGGGGGATATTGGCACCGCCTCTTCGCATAGGCGGGCGTTGAAGCGGTTTTTTCGCTGGCTTGATTGCGGCGCGCCCCTTTCGGGGGATATTCGCGCGCGCCATATCATGCGGGTAACAGGCGCTGCGGATGGCCATATCCGGCACGGTATGTTTCTGGGCACCGGGGCGATCATGCAGGCCACGCGCTTTGCCCATAAGACCGTGCATTCGCGCGGGCTGGGCGGCGAGCTGAGCCTTGGCATGGTTTTGATCCGGTCCGTCTGGGGATTGATCCGCCAAGACGCGAGGTTTTACCAGCCCACGCATGTCGCGATGACGGTGCAGAACGGGACGGGTGCGGATGTCACGCGCGATACCGCCCCGATGCTGATCCTTGTGGCGAGCACGCTGGGGCGGCTTTTCCTCGGCATCCGACCCTTTTGGGCCAAGCAACAGGCCCCCATTGGCCTGACGGCAATTCAGGGCGGCGCGCGGCGGTTTGCCCGCGCCTTTCCCTCGGTGTTGCGCGGGCATCCCAATCGGCATGTGACGCTCGAGAACGGGTATGAGAGTTTTCGCGGTGCGCGGATCGAATTGCGTTTTGACGGCGAGTTGAACCTTGATGGCGAGTTGTTCGCGACGTCCGGGGGTGACGTGCCATTGGTGATCGAGGCCGAAGGACCGATCCGGTTCCTGCGCCCGAAATAG